From Spartinivicinus ruber, the proteins below share one genomic window:
- a CDS encoding type II toxin-antitoxin system VapC family toxin, whose product MSVALVDSNILLDLAKPDSDWYEWSASTLEKLDEHYTLAINSTVYAEVSIGFNKIEEYEEFISHCQFEMLEIPREALFLAGKAFLQYRRKGGNKSNVLPDFFIGAHAAVKGYSLISRDKGRFTTYFPTVSLITPV is encoded by the coding sequence ATGTCGGTTGCTTTGGTTGATAGCAATATTTTACTCGATTTAGCCAAACCAGACTCTGATTGGTATGAGTGGTCAGCAAGCACCTTAGAAAAGTTAGATGAACACTATACATTGGCAATTAACTCAACTGTTTATGCGGAAGTGTCCATTGGTTTTAATAAAATTGAAGAATACGAGGAGTTTATCAGCCACTGCCAATTTGAAATGCTGGAAATTCCTCGCGAGGCGTTGTTTTTAGCTGGTAAAGCTTTTCTACAATATCGTCGCAAAGGTGGCAATAAAAGTAATGTATTACCTGATTTTTTTATTGGAGCACATGCAGCAGTTAAAGGCTATTCGCTAATTTCCAGAGATAAGGGGCGATTTACAACTTACTTTCCTACCGTGAGTTTAATTACGCCGGTATAG
- a CDS encoding AbrB/MazE/SpoVT family DNA-binding domain-containing protein, translating into MKVTTKGQVTIPQAIRDKKGITADTEIEFIESPDGRIYIEVIKPATKKSRFRTAHKVASVVMSTDEIMALTRGDN; encoded by the coding sequence ATGAAAGTCACCACTAAGGGGCAAGTCACTATTCCCCAAGCCATTCGAGACAAAAAAGGCATTACGGCTGACACTGAAATCGAGTTCATTGAGAGCCCGGATGGTCGTATTTATATAGAAGTGATTAAGCCAGCGACTAAGAAAAGCCGCTTTCGAACAGCCCATAAAGTAGCCAGTGTCGTGATGTCAACTGATGAAATTATGGCTCTGACGAGAGGCGATAATTAA
- the pepN gene encoding aminopeptidase N → MKDAQPKTIYLKDYQEPDYWIDDTELSFDLGEDITVVQSKLSVRLNENKKHDSLPPLVLDGTDQVLKQVLVDGHTIGSNLYQLTDETLTLPISQKAFTVEITTEIKPQENTSLEGLYKSNGMFCTQCEAEGFRKITYYLDRPDVMAKFKTTIIADPKHYPVMLSNGNDIARGEREDGKQWVTWEDPFKKPCYLFALVAGDLSNITEKYTTCSGREITLKIFTEHKNIDKCDHAMTSLKKSMKWDEEVYGREYDLDIFMIVAVDHFNMGAMENKGLNIFNSSCVLAKPDTATDSVYQKIEAIVGHEYFHNWSGNRVTCRDWFQLSLKEGFTVFRDAEFSADMNSRPVKRIEDANFLRTAQFAEDAGPTAHPIRPDSYIEISNFYTLTVYEKGAEIVRMIHNIVGKEGFRKGSDLYFERHDGQAVTTEDFVKAMEDANQVDLTQFRRWYSQAGTPVISVTDQYDANSQQYQLTIKQHCPATPGQPEKEPFHIPVAIGLLDLEGNDFVLNETGDTTQVLDVSEQQQTFTFNNITQQPLPSLLRGFSAPVKVKYAYSRDQLLFLASHDSDGFNRWEAGQQLAVDILEELAEKARHNQSLTLDERLIQAYRAVLQDEQLDSAVAAKMLALPSEGYLAEQAETIYPLAIHQAREFAKQQLAEALAENWLAVYQQLLSDKPYQPSAADIAERSLKNTCLGYLSQLGGKQLALLEKQYQTATNMTDKYVALSCIINAPAESAKTAAESALNDFYQRWQNDVQVMEQWLAVQASCSQPEAYKRILGLQEHEAFDIKNPNKVRSLIGQFAMNNAVHFHQETGAGYKLLADYVIKLNIMNPQIASRLLTPLTRWKRYGEPHQAQMKAELVRIRKQPELSKDVYEIVEKSLKA, encoded by the coding sequence ATGAAAGACGCACAACCCAAAACCATCTACTTAAAAGACTATCAAGAGCCTGACTACTGGATCGACGATACTGAATTGAGCTTCGATTTGGGAGAGGATATAACGGTCGTACAATCAAAATTGTCAGTTCGTCTGAATGAAAACAAAAAGCATGACAGCTTACCTCCTTTAGTGTTAGACGGCACTGATCAAGTATTGAAACAAGTGCTGGTTGATGGCCATACCATTGGCTCTAACCTATACCAGTTAACGGATGAAACGTTAACACTTCCTATTAGCCAGAAGGCATTCACTGTCGAAATTACCACAGAAATCAAGCCCCAGGAAAATACCTCATTAGAAGGGTTGTATAAGTCAAATGGAATGTTTTGTACCCAGTGTGAGGCAGAAGGGTTTAGAAAAATAACCTATTACCTGGACCGGCCAGATGTGATGGCCAAGTTTAAAACCACTATTATTGCTGATCCCAAACATTATCCTGTCATGTTGTCTAACGGTAATGATATCGCTAGAGGAGAACGGGAAGATGGCAAACAGTGGGTAACGTGGGAAGATCCATTTAAAAAACCCTGCTATTTGTTTGCCTTAGTGGCAGGTGATTTATCCAATATTACAGAAAAATATACAACTTGTTCAGGTCGTGAGATAACCTTAAAAATATTTACCGAACATAAAAATATCGATAAATGCGATCATGCCATGACATCGCTAAAAAAATCGATGAAATGGGATGAAGAAGTTTATGGTCGTGAATATGATCTAGATATTTTCATGATCGTAGCAGTGGATCATTTCAATATGGGGGCTATGGAAAACAAAGGGTTAAATATTTTTAACTCATCTTGTGTGTTAGCAAAACCTGATACTGCGACAGATAGCGTCTATCAGAAGATTGAAGCAATTGTTGGTCATGAGTATTTTCATAACTGGTCAGGTAACCGGGTTACCTGTCGCGATTGGTTTCAATTAAGTCTAAAAGAAGGCTTTACGGTATTTCGTGATGCAGAATTTTCTGCTGATATGAACTCACGACCAGTAAAGCGTATTGAAGATGCCAACTTTTTACGTACAGCACAGTTTGCTGAAGATGCCGGGCCCACAGCCCATCCAATTCGCCCGGATTCTTATATTGAAATATCCAATTTTTATACCCTGACGGTTTATGAAAAAGGGGCTGAAATTGTTCGGATGATTCACAATATTGTGGGGAAAGAAGGTTTTAGAAAAGGCAGTGATTTATACTTTGAGCGTCATGATGGTCAGGCTGTGACCACAGAGGATTTTGTCAAAGCTATGGAAGATGCTAACCAGGTAGACCTAACGCAATTTCGGCGCTGGTATAGTCAGGCAGGCACCCCTGTTATTTCTGTCACGGATCAATATGATGCAAATAGCCAGCAATATCAGCTGACGATAAAACAGCATTGCCCTGCTACACCAGGCCAACCTGAAAAAGAACCTTTTCATATCCCCGTGGCTATTGGTTTGTTAGACCTGGAAGGGAATGACTTTGTTTTGAATGAAACAGGTGATACGACCCAAGTCTTGGATGTTTCTGAACAGCAGCAGACGTTTACTTTCAATAATATTACTCAGCAGCCATTACCTTCTTTATTGCGCGGTTTTTCTGCCCCAGTGAAAGTAAAATACGCTTATAGTCGAGATCAATTATTATTTTTAGCGTCTCATGATAGCGATGGATTTAATCGCTGGGAGGCAGGCCAACAATTAGCAGTTGATATCCTGGAAGAGCTGGCAGAAAAAGCGCGGCACAACCAATCATTAACATTAGACGAAAGACTAATTCAAGCCTATCGAGCGGTATTGCAAGATGAGCAGCTAGACTCAGCTGTTGCTGCTAAAATGCTGGCTTTACCTTCAGAAGGCTATTTAGCTGAGCAAGCAGAAACTATATATCCCTTGGCTATTCATCAAGCTAGAGAGTTTGCTAAGCAACAGCTAGCAGAAGCTTTGGCAGAAAACTGGTTAGCTGTTTATCAACAACTCTTGTCGGATAAACCGTATCAACCATCAGCAGCAGACATTGCAGAACGAAGCTTGAAAAATACTTGTTTGGGCTATTTATCTCAATTAGGTGGGAAACAATTGGCGCTGTTAGAAAAACAATATCAAACGGCCACTAATATGACAGATAAATACGTAGCGCTAAGTTGTATAATCAATGCGCCAGCGGAGTCGGCAAAAACAGCTGCTGAAAGTGCTTTAAATGACTTTTATCAACGTTGGCAAAATGATGTGCAAGTTATGGAGCAGTGGTTGGCAGTACAAGCGAGCTGTAGCCAGCCAGAAGCTTATAAGCGTATTCTTGGTTTACAAGAACATGAGGCATTTGATATTAAAAACCCCAACAAAGTACGTTCATTAATCGGGCAGTTTGCAATGAATAATGCTGTACATTTTCATCAGGAAACAGGGGCAGGGTATAAATTACTAGCCGACTATGTAATTAAACTCAACATTATGAACCCGCAAATAGCCTCTCGGCTATTAACCCCATTAACCCGCTGGAAACGTTATGGTGAGCCTCATCAGGCACAAATGAAAGCGGAGTTGGTCCGAATAAGAAAACAACCTGAGCTATCAAAGGATGTGTACGAAATAGTGGAGAAGAGTTTGAAGGCTTAG
- a CDS encoding transporter substrate-binding domain-containing protein, translated as MRRVLIIWCWLLASICYGDNIKITGAGDPWPPFLSPDLPGKGVALEIVTTAFARKGYELDMNFVPWARAIDGVKKASDSVKGYDVLVGTWWTEERTKFLNYSDPYLENQIKFIKRKGDEFEFNGFKSLDDKKVGIIRGYGYGDEFLNATNFSRPETSDLIKNLKKLVAKRIDLTLEDEIVARALIAEKEPKIIEQVEFTKNALSIQKLHVTSGLKNPKNEAIIKAFNEGLKEIKADGTFDKILQKHKLK; from the coding sequence ATGAGACGAGTATTGATCATCTGGTGCTGGCTGCTAGCAAGCATCTGTTATGGAGATAATATAAAAATAACCGGCGCAGGAGATCCCTGGCCTCCATTCCTTTCACCTGACTTACCTGGCAAGGGTGTTGCGCTTGAAATAGTGACTACTGCTTTCGCAAGAAAAGGTTATGAGCTAGATATGAACTTTGTTCCCTGGGCAAGGGCTATTGATGGAGTTAAAAAAGCCAGTGATTCTGTAAAAGGTTATGATGTATTAGTTGGGACTTGGTGGACTGAAGAACGTACTAAGTTTTTAAATTACAGTGATCCTTATTTAGAAAACCAAATTAAATTTATTAAACGTAAAGGTGATGAATTTGAGTTTAATGGTTTTAAAAGTTTAGATGATAAAAAAGTAGGGATTATTAGAGGTTATGGCTATGGTGACGAATTCCTAAATGCAACCAATTTTAGCCGCCCAGAAACCAGTGATTTAATAAAAAACCTAAAAAAACTGGTTGCCAAGCGTATTGACTTAACGTTAGAAGATGAAATCGTTGCGCGAGCATTAATTGCAGAGAAAGAACCAAAAATTATTGAGCAAGTAGAATTTACGAAAAATGCTTTATCTATCCAAAAACTGCATGTTACTTCCGGGCTAAAAAACCCAAAGAATGAGGCAATTATCAAAGCCTTTAATGAAGGTTTAAAAGAAATAAAAGCAGATGGTACTTTCGATAAAATTTTGCAAAAACACAAACTGAAATAG
- a CDS encoding DUF2797 domain-containing protein, which yields MSYQFNHSTVGDLRKMRAQLAETVSYQLPVGEQLIEINHLLGQAVQLEYLGEIHCVHCGRRSKKSFSQGYCYPCFKKLPQCDTCIMSPEKCHYHEGTCRDSQWADQFCMTDHVVYLANSTGLKVGITRVNQIPTRWLDQGAIQALPIVKVATRQQSGLLEAVLKQQLNDKTNWRALLKGDAEPLDLQQERNSLSPLLDQAIAELQQTFGIQAAQPLTDSEVVSIRYPVQSYPTKITTHNFDKIPVVNGKLIGIKGQYLMLDTGVLNIRKFTAYQVKVSW from the coding sequence ATGAGTTATCAATTTAATCACTCAACAGTGGGTGACTTAAGAAAAATGCGTGCTCAATTGGCGGAAACTGTCAGTTATCAGTTGCCAGTTGGAGAGCAGTTGATTGAAATAAATCACTTACTTGGCCAGGCAGTTCAACTGGAATATTTGGGTGAAATTCACTGTGTTCATTGCGGTCGCCGCTCGAAAAAGAGTTTTAGCCAAGGATACTGTTATCCTTGTTTTAAAAAGTTGCCGCAGTGTGACACCTGTATTATGAGCCCAGAAAAATGCCATTACCACGAAGGTACCTGCAGGGATAGCCAATGGGCTGATCAGTTTTGTATGACGGACCATGTTGTCTATCTGGCAAACTCTACAGGGTTAAAAGTGGGCATTACTCGTGTCAATCAAATACCTACCCGTTGGCTGGATCAAGGAGCAATACAAGCGCTACCGATAGTAAAGGTTGCTACTCGTCAACAGTCAGGGTTATTAGAAGCTGTATTAAAACAACAGTTGAACGATAAAACCAACTGGCGAGCATTACTAAAAGGGGATGCAGAGCCATTGGATCTCCAGCAGGAGCGCAACTCTTTATCCCCACTGCTTGATCAAGCGATTGCGGAATTACAACAAACATTTGGTATTCAAGCAGCGCAACCATTGACGGATAGTGAGGTCGTTTCGATACGTTATCCTGTGCAATCTTACCCTACTAAAATCACTACCCATAATTTTGATAAAATCCCAGTGGTAAATGGAAAGCTGATCGGGATTAAAGGTCAGTACTTAATGCTGGATACTGGGGTACTAAATATCCGAAAGTTTACTGCTTATCAGGTAAAAGTGAGCTGGTAA
- a CDS encoding YeaC family protein, with translation MQFEQLISQITPDIYQNLKQAVEIGRWPNGETLTNEQRELSLQAVIAYEAKHLPEDQRTGFMPAACKSQQPVANVETIKITQ, from the coding sequence ATGCAGTTTGAACAATTGATTAGCCAAATTACTCCCGATATCTATCAAAACTTAAAACAGGCTGTAGAAATTGGACGTTGGCCTAATGGAGAGACATTAACCAACGAACAACGAGAGTTGTCATTACAGGCTGTTATCGCTTATGAAGCCAAGCACTTACCTGAAGACCAGCGAACAGGCTTTATGCCTGCTGCATGTAAAAGTCAGCAACCTGTTGCAAACGTAGAAACCATCAAAATCACCCAATAG
- a CDS encoding metallophosphoesterase codes for MLPQQGYDVIGDIHGCAIALKMLLEQLGYSKKGGVWQHKTRQVVFVGDIVDRGPRIRESLHIVHDMVDKGIAQIVMGNHEFNALGYFTPAGSGNAYLRERTARHTRIIQETLDQFANHPQDWRDFLTWFKAMPLFLEFEKFRVVHACWDQPLIDEYLKKYGHNRLTDEGLIETTDRHSLPGRLINRLMRGINLPLPDGIIMRAKDGYERHLFRADFWTESPTYYQDVVFQPDPLPSEVATRKLPEEQKAKLCYYDLQEKPLFIGHYWRMGNPKPIRPNIACLDYSAVKYGKLVAYRFDGEQQLQTKNFVWVNVEQKAPFTTTLNF; via the coding sequence ATGTTACCTCAGCAAGGTTATGATGTAATCGGCGATATCCATGGGTGTGCCATTGCGCTAAAAATGCTACTAGAGCAATTAGGCTACTCAAAAAAGGGTGGTGTTTGGCAGCATAAAACCCGACAGGTGGTGTTTGTAGGTGATATCGTTGATCGAGGTCCAAGAATTCGTGAATCGTTGCATATTGTGCACGATATGGTGGACAAAGGTATTGCTCAAATTGTTATGGGTAATCACGAATTTAATGCCTTGGGGTATTTTACGCCTGCAGGCTCAGGCAATGCTTATTTACGTGAGCGAACAGCTCGCCACACACGAATTATTCAAGAAACCCTCGACCAGTTTGCCAACCATCCACAGGATTGGCGCGACTTTTTAACCTGGTTCAAGGCTATGCCATTATTTCTTGAGTTTGAAAAATTTCGAGTTGTGCACGCTTGCTGGGATCAGCCGCTGATTGACGAATATCTGAAAAAATATGGACATAATCGGTTAACCGATGAAGGGTTGATAGAAACTACTGATCGTCATTCTCTACCAGGGCGCTTAATCAATCGGTTAATGAGAGGGATTAACTTACCGTTGCCTGACGGTATTATTATGAGGGCGAAAGATGGTTATGAACGACACTTGTTTCGGGCAGACTTCTGGACAGAGTCGCCCACTTATTATCAGGATGTAGTGTTTCAACCAGATCCGTTGCCATCAGAAGTAGCTACTCGTAAGCTCCCGGAAGAACAAAAAGCTAAGCTTTGTTACTATGACCTCCAAGAAAAGCCTTTGTTTATTGGTCACTATTGGCGGATGGGTAATCCAAAACCAATTAGACCGAATATCGCCTGCTTGGACTATAGTGCTGTGAAGTATGGTAAACTGGTTGCCTATCGGTTTGATGGTGAACAACAATTGCAAACAAAAAACTTTGTTTGGGTGAATGTTGAGCAAAAAGCGCCTTTTACCACCACCCTCAATTTCTAG
- a CDS encoding NAD(+) kinase, producing MEQFRNVGVIGRLGTAKIVDTLKQLKRFLLSRGCHVILEQELSDVLPGHRLQTCSPKMMGEICDLVIVIGGDGSLLGAARALAKSQVPVLGVNRGRLGFLTDISPDEIEERVGEVLDGKYIIESRFLLEAIVKRDGVPVGQADALNDVVLHPGKATRMIEFEVYIEGQFVYSQRSDGLIIATPTGSTAYSLSGGGPIMHPKLDAIVLVPMFPHTLSSRPLVIDGNSEIKITISSQIGTYPQVSCDGQVNIPAAPGDTVTIYKKPQKLKLIHPLNHNYYEVCRNKLGWGNRLDQ from the coding sequence ATGGAGCAATTTAGAAACGTTGGTGTTATCGGTCGTTTAGGTACTGCTAAGATTGTCGATACTTTAAAGCAGTTAAAGCGCTTTTTATTGAGTCGTGGCTGTCATGTTATCTTAGAGCAAGAACTTTCAGACGTGCTACCAGGTCATCGGTTGCAAACATGCAGCCCGAAAATGATGGGAGAAATCTGCGATCTGGTCATTGTGATTGGGGGGGATGGCAGTCTATTGGGGGCTGCACGAGCTTTGGCAAAGTCACAAGTGCCTGTATTAGGTGTTAATCGAGGCAGACTAGGCTTTCTGACTGATATATCCCCTGATGAGATTGAAGAGCGAGTCGGTGAAGTACTAGATGGCAAATACATCATCGAAAGCCGTTTTCTGCTTGAAGCAATAGTCAAGCGTGATGGTGTGCCTGTTGGTCAGGCGGATGCTTTGAATGATGTAGTCCTTCACCCTGGTAAAGCCACACGAATGATTGAATTTGAAGTGTATATTGAGGGACAGTTTGTTTACAGTCAGCGTTCTGATGGTTTAATTATTGCCACACCAACAGGTTCTACGGCTTATTCGTTATCTGGTGGAGGCCCGATTATGCATCCCAAGCTGGATGCAATAGTGCTAGTGCCGATGTTTCCCCATACACTGAGTAGCCGTCCACTGGTCATTGATGGCAATAGTGAAATTAAAATTACCATTAGTAGTCAAATAGGCACCTATCCACAAGTTAGCTGTGACGGTCAGGTTAATATTCCTGCTGCACCAGGTGATACGGTCACCATTTATAAAAAGCCGCAAAAACTAAAGCTTATTCACCCTTTAAACCATAATTATTATGAAGTATGCCGCAACAAGCTAGGTTGGGGTAATCGGTTGGATCAATGA
- a CDS encoding DUF1853 family protein, with protein sequence MLNMPLSISQLKRDLHWIANSPVILDITNLPEGYWLTRPLPKKIKLVVSNYDLKQVTERLTVRKSHLLGIYYEVLWHYLLAEKLGYKLRATNLQVKSDKGTLGEFDLIYQTKNSNQFFHRELAVKYYLGLPCEPKLEQTPWSYWVGPGLRDRLDLKANKLVNKQGRLSQSTAGHELLKQQHLLPVTAEILLQGYLFYPFGSYCPPPQHANINHLMGYWLTPQQLTEFIEYKQLSASFIVLAKHEWLSAFNSSTNIIQHRLLSSAALSQYATQHFTNSPYPYPLLIASGTSHNEIWQENVRFFLVSDNWLVKARSSRR encoded by the coding sequence ATGCTTAATATGCCACTTTCTATCAGTCAATTAAAACGAGACTTGCATTGGATCGCCAATAGCCCCGTTATACTCGATATAACCAATTTACCTGAAGGGTATTGGCTAACCAGACCTCTTCCTAAAAAAATCAAGCTGGTAGTAAGTAACTATGATTTAAAGCAGGTGACAGAGCGGTTAACAGTCCGAAAAAGTCACTTGCTGGGAATTTACTATGAAGTTCTCTGGCATTATTTATTAGCCGAAAAGTTAGGCTACAAATTGCGAGCAACTAATTTACAGGTTAAATCTGATAAAGGTACTTTAGGCGAGTTTGATTTAATTTATCAGACGAAAAATTCCAACCAATTTTTTCATCGAGAGTTAGCGGTTAAATATTATTTAGGTTTACCTTGTGAACCTAAATTAGAACAAACACCCTGGTCTTACTGGGTTGGGCCTGGGTTAAGAGACCGACTAGATTTAAAAGCCAATAAATTAGTGAATAAACAAGGGCGCTTAAGTCAATCAACAGCAGGGCATGAACTATTAAAACAACAACATTTATTACCTGTTACCGCAGAGATTTTATTACAGGGTTATTTATTTTATCCCTTTGGCAGTTACTGCCCACCGCCTCAACATGCCAATATTAATCACTTAATGGGTTATTGGCTAACTCCCCAACAACTCACTGAGTTTATAGAATATAAACAGTTATCAGCCTCATTTATTGTACTGGCTAAACATGAGTGGTTATCTGCTTTTAACTCCTCTACTAATATAATACAACATCGGTTGTTGTCTTCAGCAGCACTTAGCCAGTATGCCACTCAACACTTTACTAATAGTCCTTATCCCTACCCTTTATTAATTGCTAGTGGCACCAGCCATAATGAGATTTGGCAAGAAAACGTACGTTTTTTTCTAGTGTCGGATAACTGGTTAGTCAAAGCTAGAAGCTCCAGAAGATAA
- a CDS encoding 1-aminocyclopropane-1-carboxylate deaminase/D-cysteine desulfhydrase, protein MSNQWQVLTEQIAKPNLQRLNYPLFEQMNVQVWVLRLDELHPLLSGNKWYKLKNNLQTALQQGCQNIASFGGAHSNHLHALAAAGKLLNLNVTGFIRGYGHQPLSPTLIDATEWGMQLHWLNRLDYQRRYEQIYWQELASRFSLTNPVYWIPEGGSNLLGVQGCQDILLDTPNYQQFDTIVAACGTGATLAGMISVAKPHQQVLGVPVLKAEPWLQQVINDWLIKLGTQGAQWQLLSDYHEGGYAKLSTELVAFMDDFIQTTKIPLDPVYTAKMMKAVVDQVKNKKIASGSRILVAHSGGLQGCRGMKQKLTKFRDTLSSGASSFD, encoded by the coding sequence ATGAGTAACCAGTGGCAGGTGCTAACTGAGCAAATTGCTAAACCCAATCTTCAACGTCTAAATTACCCGTTATTTGAGCAAATGAATGTCCAAGTTTGGGTGTTGAGGTTGGACGAGTTGCATCCTCTTTTATCTGGAAATAAGTGGTATAAACTAAAAAATAATTTACAGACTGCTTTACAGCAAGGCTGTCAGAATATAGCAAGTTTTGGCGGTGCTCATTCTAATCACTTACATGCATTAGCGGCAGCAGGAAAACTGTTAAATTTAAACGTCACAGGTTTTATTCGAGGCTATGGGCATCAACCGCTGAGCCCTACATTAATTGATGCCACTGAGTGGGGGATGCAACTGCATTGGTTAAACCGGCTCGACTATCAACGAAGATATGAACAAATATATTGGCAGGAATTAGCCTCTCGATTTTCGTTAACCAATCCGGTGTATTGGATTCCTGAAGGGGGCTCTAATTTACTGGGGGTGCAAGGCTGCCAAGATATACTGCTTGATACGCCTAACTATCAACAGTTTGATACTATTGTGGCTGCTTGTGGTACAGGGGCAACATTGGCTGGTATGATTTCGGTGGCGAAACCTCATCAGCAGGTATTGGGGGTTCCAGTGTTGAAAGCCGAGCCGTGGTTGCAACAAGTAATTAATGATTGGTTAATCAAGCTGGGTACCCAGGGTGCTCAGTGGCAATTATTAAGCGATTATCACGAAGGCGGTTATGCTAAATTGTCTACAGAATTAGTTGCTTTTATGGACGATTTTATCCAAACCACCAAGATTCCTTTAGACCCTGTTTATACCGCTAAAATGATGAAAGCAGTAGTAGACCAGGTTAAGAATAAAAAAATAGCCAGTGGTAGCCGTATTTTAGTGGCCCATAGTGGTGGCTTACAAGGTTGTCGTGGAATGAAACAAAAGCTAACAAAATTCCGGGATACTTTATCTTCTGGAGCTTCTAGCTTTGACTAA
- the gspM gene encoding type II secretion system protein GspM, translated as MKALSEQLQQSAAFKQLHSKYQALNERDRKALLLMSGFLACVLLYVMVWQPLARWANSAQADYFREQETFAWLEVNAPIAKQVQASQSRGQQFSKDKISAIVTSAAKRSGIKLSRVQPGSQGVTVWAEKVPYQKLVEWLVFLRNQYQLSVDKVRIDAQDEPGIVRISVSITV; from the coding sequence ATGAAAGCGTTATCTGAGCAGTTACAACAGTCAGCTGCATTTAAACAGCTTCACAGCAAGTATCAGGCATTAAATGAGCGAGATCGAAAAGCGTTGCTCTTAATGAGTGGGTTTTTAGCTTGTGTCTTATTGTATGTTATGGTTTGGCAGCCATTGGCTCGATGGGCTAACAGTGCTCAGGCAGATTATTTTCGTGAGCAAGAAACCTTTGCTTGGCTAGAGGTTAATGCGCCTATTGCCAAGCAAGTACAAGCTAGTCAGTCTAGAGGGCAGCAATTTAGTAAAGATAAAATATCGGCGATAGTGACCAGTGCGGCCAAGCGCAGTGGCATTAAACTGAGTAGGGTTCAGCCAGGTAGTCAGGGGGTAACGGTTTGGGCTGAGAAAGTACCTTATCAAAAGCTAGTAGAATGGTTGGTTTTCTTGCGTAATCAATATCAACTCTCTGTTGATAAAGTACGTATCGATGCCCAGGATGAGCCTGGTATCGTGAGAATTTCAGTGAGCATTACGGTATAA